Below is a genomic region from Streptomyces sp. NBC_00250.
GTTGGTGTGTCGTCGGCGATCGGAGAGCAGGGCTTTGGGCATGATCCCCCCCTGGGTCAGGCCTAGATTGAGGTGCCGGGTTCCGACACGGGATAAGATACCGGCTAAGCGGTCCTTTTCAAGGAACAGTTTCAAAGCACAAGTACTGAGAGGTGGCCTGTGGCGCAGCAGGAACGTGCGATCCGTACCCGGCGGATCATCCTGGAGGCCGCTGCCGAGATGTTCGACGAGCGCGGCTACGAGTCGACGACCATCGCCGAGATCCTGGAGCGGGCGGATGTGACCAAGGGAGCCCTGTACTTCCACTTCCCCTCCAAGAGCGATCTGGCGCGCGGCGTCCTCGCCGCCGCCGTGACCACCGACGGCGTCCGCCCGCAGGAGCTCAAGCTCCAGGAGATGGTCGACACCCTGCTGCTGCTGGCCTACCGGCTACCCCGCGAGCCGATGCTCAGCGCGGCGCTGCGGATGGCGGTCGATCTCCAGTCCCGTCGGCAGTTCGGCACGGCCTGGCCGGACTGGACCGAGCTGCTCGCCGGATTCCTCAAGGACGCCAAGGCCCGGGGAGAGGTCCTTCCGTACATCGACGAGGCGGACATCGCCCGCATGATCGTGAGCACCTGGACCGGCGTCCGGGTGGTGTCCGAGGGACTTCCGGGTACCTACGACCTGGCCGCCGAGATCGCTCTGCTCCTCCAGCTCCTGCTGCACGCGATCACGACCCCCGCCGTCCTGCCCCGCCTGGAGATCTCGGCCGCCCGGGCCGCCCACCTCTACGACGACATGCCGGCCTGGCGCGCCACGTCCGAGGCCGTCGGCGCCGGCTGAGGCCCTCCCGGGCCGACCGGCGCTCACCCCGTGCGGGTCGACTCCCACAGGGGTACCACCACACCACCGCGCGGGACGGGGGGTGCCGCCGGGCCCCGGGGCGGGCTGAGCACCCTCTCGTGCAACCACTGGATGTCGGGCGACGGTTCGAGCCCCAGCTCCTCCCGCAGGATGCGCCGGACCTTCTGGTAGGCGTCCAGCGCCTCGGCGCGCCGGCCCGCCTGGTGCAGGGCGGCGATCAGCTGGCCGTGGAACCACTCGTTGAGCGGGTAGTCGTGCACGAGCGTCCGCAGCTCGGGGACGAGTTCACGAAGCCGCCCGAGCAGCCGCATGGCCTCGATCCGCAGTTCGAGCGCCCTGATCCGCAACTCCTCCAGATGGACGATCCGGCCGGCGAGCACATCGCCGGTCGGCACGTTGGACAGCACGGGGCCGCGCCACAGGTCGAGCGCCATGCCGAGGGCGTCGGCCGCAGCCTCGTACCGGCCCGCCCGGAGCTCGTCCTTCCCCCGGGCGACGAGCCGTTCGAAGGTCTTGATGTCGATCGCGGCGTCGTCGACGTGCATCGTGTACCCGCCGAAGCGCGTGGTCAGCAGGGAGTGCTCGGTGTCCGGACGGGCGTCGTCCGTGAGCAGTCTCCGCGCGTGGTGCACATAGGTCTGCACCGTGTTGAGGGCCGAGCGCGGCGGGCTGTGCTGCCACAGCTCCTGGATGAAGGTGTCCGGCGTCACGAGGTCGTTGGCATGGGTGAGGAGTACGGCCAGGATCTGGGAGACCTTGGGGGTACCCACCGGAAGGACCGCACCGCTGTCGGCGACGATCTGGAACGGTCCGATGAGGTTGAAACGCATGACGCACTCTCCTTCGGGGCGAACGTCTCGGGTGGTGCGGGACGGCTGGTCGGCTGCCGGCGAGGCAGGGCGGCTCAGCCGGCCCCGAGGAGCAGCGGCCTCATGGCCGTTCGGTGCGGTACGGCGTCTCCGATGACCGCCCGCACGCAGGCGAGGTGGGCCACCGAGGCCAGCGTGATGTGACGGTGCCAGCCCTGGAAGGACCGTCCGGCGAAGTCCCGCAGCCCCACGCGCGTGGCCACCAGACCGTCGTCGCGGTCCACGACCTCCGCGAGCCCGGCCAGCGACAGCACGGGGCCGTGGCGCATCCGGCCGTCCGCCAGCCACAACCGCGCCGCGGACAGGTCGGATTCGGGCCACTCGGCCACCAGGAGCCGCGGTCCGCCGGCGGGTGCCCCCGGCAGCATCACGGGAACGGCCATGGACAGGCCCCTGCCTCCCGTGACGAGCCGGGCACGGGGCCGCCAGAGGTGGCGCATCGAGCCGATGAGCCCCGCCGCGGTGAGCGGCAGATCGCCGTGGCCGGGCAACACCAAGGGGTCCACCCGCAGCCGGAGCCGCCGCTCGACGCGCTGGATCAGCGGGATCCCGGCCTCCCCGAAGAGCCGCCCCATCCGCAGCGGATCGAGTCCCGGCGCGTCGAGGACCACGGGAAGGGGAGCCCCGGAGAGGGAGCGCGCGGCACGCAGGGCGACGTCGCCCGCGTTCTCCTCCGGACTCAGTGCCCGGCTGGTCGCCGGGATGTGGGCCCGTAACCGCCGGGAGCGGTCCTCGATCCAGTCGGCCGGCAGGACGAGCTGCCAGTTCACCGGCACGCCCGCGGCCGGCGAGGCCAGCCAGGCGCCGAACGACTGCTGCCCGGTGACGGTCCGTCCGAGCTGCGGCGCGTAGTACTCCGCCACGCCGACCGAGTGCCCGCCGGCCTTGGGCACGACGGTGGGGCGCACCACCACGGCCCGGGACCCGAGCAGTTCGTCCGTACGGCGGGCGAGGCCGCGGCGTACGGGCTCCCACTCCCACGAGGACGCGCTGATGAAGTGGTGGACGCTCTGCTTGCGCGCCGCCTGCCCGCCCAACTGGTCGGCCACGTTGCGCAGGGTCTTGCGCCCGTGCGCGCCCAGCAGCCCCACCACGTACTCGCCGGCCTTCAGCCGCTGGTCGTTCCTCGGCAGGGAGTCGAACAGGTCGAGGGGTATCCCGGCGAGCGTCTCGTGGAACGTCGGACCGATCGAGGGCGAGTGCATGTCCAGTTACTCCCTGCGAAACCGTGGTGTCCTGTGTGTCGGTCGTGGCACGCCGGAGGAGAGCCGCGCCGAGCGAGGAGCTGTGTGGCGAGCCGCAAGTAAATGAAACCACACAGCCGGTTTGTTGTGTGGTTCCCGTGTGCACCAAACCGCGAGTGCGCGAAGGGGAGGCGCCGGGAAGGGAATTCGTACGCGATTCGTACGCGACATGCCCGACCGATGCGCGCCATGAGCACGCGAAGCGTGCGGTTCATGGGATAGGTTGCCAGGTAGGAGGTATGGCATGTCCGAGTTGTTCGACGCGGTCGACGCACTGCTCGCGTCCCGCGCCACGCTGCCGTCGCCGGAAGAGCGCAAGCGGCTGCGCAGGGCCCACGGGCTGACGGTCGACGAGGTCGCGACGGCGCTGAAGGTACGTCGTGCCACGGTCAGCTACTGGGAGTCCGGCAGGACCGAGCCGAGGCCGCCGGAGCGCGACGCGTACGCGCGT
It encodes:
- a CDS encoding ScbR family autoregulator-binding transcription factor; the protein is MAQQERAIRTRRIILEAAAEMFDERGYESTTIAEILERADVTKGALYFHFPSKSDLARGVLAAAVTTDGVRPQELKLQEMVDTLLLLAYRLPREPMLSAALRMAVDLQSRRQFGTAWPDWTELLAGFLKDAKARGEVLPYIDEADIARMIVSTWTGVRVVSEGLPGTYDLAAEIALLLQLLLHAITTPAVLPRLEISAARAAHLYDDMPAWRATSEAVGAG
- a CDS encoding AfsR/SARP family transcriptional regulator; translated protein: MRFNLIGPFQIVADSGAVLPVGTPKVSQILAVLLTHANDLVTPDTFIQELWQHSPPRSALNTVQTYVHHARRLLTDDARPDTEHSLLTTRFGGYTMHVDDAAIDIKTFERLVARGKDELRAGRYEAAADALGMALDLWRGPVLSNVPTGDVLAGRIVHLEELRIRALELRIEAMRLLGRLRELVPELRTLVHDYPLNEWFHGQLIAALHQAGRRAEALDAYQKVRRILREELGLEPSPDIQWLHERVLSPPRGPAAPPVPRGGVVVPLWESTRTG
- a CDS encoding IS701 family transposase; translated protein: MHSPSIGPTFHETLAGIPLDLFDSLPRNDQRLKAGEYVVGLLGAHGRKTLRNVADQLGGQAARKQSVHHFISASSWEWEPVRRGLARRTDELLGSRAVVVRPTVVPKAGGHSVGVAEYYAPQLGRTVTGQQSFGAWLASPAAGVPVNWQLVLPADWIEDRSRRLRAHIPATSRALSPEENAGDVALRAARSLSGAPLPVVLDAPGLDPLRMGRLFGEAGIPLIQRVERRLRLRVDPLVLPGHGDLPLTAAGLIGSMRHLWRPRARLVTGGRGLSMAVPVMLPGAPAGGPRLLVAEWPESDLSAARLWLADGRMRHGPVLSLAGLAEVVDRDDGLVATRVGLRDFAGRSFQGWHRHITLASVAHLACVRAVIGDAVPHRTAMRPLLLGAG